Proteins from a genomic interval of Gossypium hirsutum isolate 1008001.06 chromosome A09, Gossypium_hirsutum_v2.1, whole genome shotgun sequence:
- the LOC107961166 gene encoding flavonol 7-O-rhamnosyltransferase — protein MVTNAIMEAKTHMKPQGDIGNMQAATGDLGNGAVHILTIPFPAAGHILPHIDLIHQLLLRGLKVTILVTPKNLHFLNPILSLYSSSNNIETLVLPFPSHPSIPPGVENMVGFPISFGPIFMEAMAELYNPLFQWFQTHPSPPVAIISDMLLSSWVNTLSSNLNIHHLTFMVTNANSTLPLVRKGMKKLSPSIERFAKNAVVPSLKSWGIIFNTFLELDGDKMEIIKEEFTEHDRLWAIGPLLPIKATNNERGGPSSIPRDEVIAWLDSCKRVNSVVFIGFGSQISLTKLQMEAIASALEESRVRFIWGIKGDSQNMVPLGFEERLAGKGVVIKGWVPQQAILDHRAVGSYLTHCGWNSALEGLLGGALLLAWPMQVDHFDNTNLLVDKLGVAIRACEGLTTVPDPNKLARVLSKSVSADQPERARAMKLRQAALDAIQMDGSSYTALNSLVKTLSCIRK, from the coding sequence ATGGTGACAAATGCCATAATGGAAGCAAAAACCCACATGAAACCGCAAGGTGATATTGGAAACATGCAAGCTGCAACTGGTGATCTTGGCAATGGTGCCGTTCACATCTTGACCATCCCATTCCCAGCTGCTGGCCATATTCTTCCTCACATAGATCTCATCCACCAACTACTCCTCCGTGGCTTAAAAGTCACCATCTTGGTCACCCCCAAAAACCTTCACTTCCTTAATCCCATCCTTTCTTTGTACTCTTCTTCAAACAATATTGAAACCCTAGTCCTTCCTTTCCCTTCTCACCCTTCAATCCCTCCTGGTGTAGAAAACATGGTGGGTTTCCCTATTTCTTTCGGACCCATCTTCATGGAAGCGATGGCTGAGCTTTACAATCCTCTCTTTCAATGGTTTCAAACTCACCCATCACCTCCTGTTGCTATTATCTCTGATATGTTACTCAGTTCTTGGGTCAATACCTTATCTTCTAATCTGAATATTCACCATTTAACTTTCATGGTTACCAATGCAAATTCAACATTGCCATTGGTGCGAAAGGGGATGAAAAAATTGTCTCCCTCGATAGAACGATTCGCTAAGAATGCAGTTGTGCCGAGTCTCAAAAGTTGGGGGATCATTTTCAACACGTTTTTGGAATTAGATGGTGATAAAATGGAGATCATCAAAGAGGAATTCACTGAACACGACCGATTGTGGGCTATAGGACCATTGCTACCCATTAAAGCTACTAACAACGAGAGAGGTGGACCGAGTTCTATACCAAGAGATGAAGTCATTGCATGGTTAGATTCTTGTAAACGAGTCAACTCAGTAGTGTTCATTGGGTTTGGATCCCAGATTTCCTTGACCAAACTACAAATGGAAGCAATAGCATCGGCATTGGAGGAGAGTAGGGTTCGTTTCATTTGGGGTATCAAGGGTGACTCTCAAAATATGGTTCCATTGGGTTTCGAGGAACGTTTGGCTGGGAAGGGAGTAGTGATCAAAGGGTGGGTTCCTCAACAAGCAATTCTAGACCATCGAGCTGTGGGTTCGTACTTAACTCATTGTGGCTGGAACTCGGCACTTGAGGGACTCCTTGGTGGCGCTTTGTTACTGGCATGGCCCATGCAAGTCGACCACTTCGATAACACTAATCTATTAGTTGATAAATTGGGAGTGGCTATTCGAGCTTGCGAGGGTTTAACCACTGTACCTGACCCAAACAAACTGGCTCGAGTCTTGTCCAAGTCGGTGAGTGCAGATCAACCTGAAAGGGCTCGAGCCATGAAGCTTCGGCAGGCCGCACTAGATGCAATACAAATGGATGGAAGTTCGTACACGGCTTTGAATAGCTTAGTTAAAACTTTATCTTGCATTAGAAAGTAA
- the LOC107957179 gene encoding uncharacterized CRM domain-containing protein At3g25440, chloroplastic — protein MATALFRSLRRASRLSDSILRHSFSLSSQATIFSPSKLLVPRNPTTLPWVSRYLSHGTVNLVISQGKPKFETHQFDPPKKEKWKTKKRFKLQKKREKEKRKAANRRDPRRLGLTRKPKKKFANAEERIKYKLDKAKIKEGLLLERLKRYEVPKVQGPVVKPHELTGEERFYMKKMAQKRSNYVPIGRRGIFGGVILNMHMHWKKHETVKVICKPCKPGQVCDYADEIARLSGGIPVQIIGDDTIVFYRGKNYVQPEVMSPVDTLSKKRALEKSKYEQSLESVRRFIAIAEKELELYYRHVALYGDPNNRDPISILDSPTRENKETQTLEKDSHDLTPTRFSSGISAKKVDPIDEELSETEDDLKGEDSPMRVSDSEKEVSCFDEESEGITSGLHESDEEDWSLSDSCCDEDGEGSSYTRLGSFSVSQRYDSKQLNS, from the exons ATGGCGACAGCGCTATTTCGTAGCCTACGCAGAGCTTCTCGACTTTCCGATTCAATTCTTCGCCATTCCTTCTCCCTCAGCTCCCAAGCAACAATTTTTAGTCCATCGAAACTCTTAGTTCCACGGAACCCGACAACTCTTCCGTGGGTTTCGAGGTATTTGAGCCATGGAACCGTGAACCTGGTTATATCACAAGGGAAACCCAAGTTTGAAACCCACCAATTTGACCCTCCAAAGAAGGAGAAATGGAAGACTAAGAAGAGGTTCAAGTTgcagaagaaaagagagaaagagaagagaaaagctgccAATAGGAGAGACCCACGTCGTCTTGGTCTCACTAGGAAGCCGAAGAAGAAGTTTGCTAATGCAGAGGAGAGAATTAAGTACAAGCTTGACAAG GCCAAAATAAAGGAAGGGTTACTTCTCGAAAGACTTAAGCGCTATGAAGTTCCCAAAGTTCAGGGACCTGTGGTGAAACCACATGAGCTGACAGGTGAAGAACGGTTCTATATGAAAAAAATGGCTCAGAAGAGGTCCAACTATGTGCCAATTGGGAGAAGAGGAATATTTGGTGGGGTTATTCTTAATATGCATATGCATTGGAAGAAACATGAAACTGTTAAGGTCATTTGTAAACCTTGTAAGCCTGGCCAAGTATGCGACTATGCAGACGAAATTGCCAGACTGAGTGGTGGAATCCCAGTTCAGATTATTGGTGACGACACTATAGTATTCTATCGAGGGAAAAACTATGTGCAGCCTGAAGTTATGTCTCCAGTAGATACATTGTCcaagaaaagg GCGCTTGAAAAATCAAAATACGAGCAATCACTCGAGTCAGTGAGACGCTTCATCGCTATTGCAGAGAAGGAACTGGAGTTGTATTACAGACACGTTGCACTCTATGGTGATCCAAATAACCGTGATCCGATCTCAATCTTGGATAGTCCAACAAGGGAAAACAAGGAAACACAAACACTTGAAAAAGATAGTCATGATTTGACTCCGACACGCTTTTCTTCAGGTATTTCAGCTAAAAAAGTAGATCCCATAGATGAAGAACTATCAGAAACTGAAGATGACTTAAAAGGTGAGGACTCACCAATGAGAGTATCGGATTCCGAAAAGGAAGTTTCATGTTTTGATGAAGAAAGTGAGGGAATCACATCTGGGTTGCATGAGAGTGATGAGGAGGACTGGTCTTTAAGTGATTCTTGTTGTGACGAAGATGGTGAAGGAAGTTCGTATACAAGATTGGGTTCATTCAGTGTTTCCCAAAGATATGATTCTAAACAATTGAATTCTTAA
- the LOC107957180 gene encoding probable fructokinase-4, with amino-acid sequence MAANGVVSDKSLIVSFGEMLIDFVPTVSGVSLAEAPGFLKAPGGAPANVAIAVARLGGKASFVGKLGDDEFGHMLADILKQNGVSGDGILFDQGARTALAFVTLRADGEREFMFYRNPSADMLLKPEELNLDLIRSSKVFHYGSISLIVEPCRSAHLKAMEVAKGAGALLSYDPNLRLPLWPSADEARKQILSIWDKADIVKVSDVELEFLTGSNKVDDETAMKLWRPNFTLLLVTLGEKGSRYYTKNFRGAVDAFHVNTVDTTGAGDSFVGALLCKIVENPTILEDEAKLREVLKFANACGAITTTKKGAIPALPTEADALALINGA; translated from the exons ATGGCAGCAAATGGCGTTGTTTCTGACAAGAGCTTGATCGTCAGCTTCGGTGAGATGCTGATCGATTTTGTCCCCACTGTCTCCGGTGTTTCTCTAGCCGAAGCTCCCGGCTTCCTCAAAGCCCCTGGCGGTGCTCCGGCTAACGTGGCCATTGCTGTTGCTAGACTCGGAGGCAAAGCGTCATTTGTCGGAAAACTTGGAGACGACGAGTTTGGTCACATGCTGGCCGATATTCTCAAGCAAAACGGTGTCTCCGGTGACGGGATCTTGTTTGACCAAGGCGCTAGAACTGCTCTTGCCTTCGTTACGTTACGCGCCGACGGAGAGCGTGAGTTCATGTTCTATAGGAATCCTAGCGCCGATATGCTGTTGAAGCCGGAGGAGTTGAACCTTGATCTTATCAGATCT TCCAAGGTATTTCACTATGGATCAATAAGTTTGATCGTGGAGCCATGCAGATCAGCTCATTTAAAGGCAATGGAAGTAGCCAAAGGAGCTGGTGCATTGCTCTCATATGATCCAAACCTTCGCTTGCCACTTTGGCCTTCAGCTGATGAGGCTAGGAAACAGATTTTGTCCATTTGGGATAAGGCAGATATTGTCAAGGTTAGTGATGTCGAGCTCGAGTTCCTCACCGGTAGCAACAAAGTCGACGACGAAACTGCCATGAAACTTTGGCGACCTAACTTTACACTGCTCTTGGTCACCCTTGGTGAAAAGGGTAGCCGATACTACACCAAG AATTTCCGTGGGGCAGTCGATGCTTTCCATGTCAATACCGTGGACACAACTGGCGCCGGTGACTCCTTTGTTGGTGCATTGCTATGCAAGATTGTTGAAAACCCAACCATTCTTGAG GATGAAGCAAAATTAAGGGAAGTGTTGAAATTTGCAAATGCATGTGGAGCCATCACGACGACCAAAAAGGGAGCAATCCCTGCACTACCAACCGAGGCCGATGCCCTTGCCTTAATCAATGGAGCTTAG
- the LOC107960507 gene encoding receptor-like protein kinase HSL1 produces the protein MDYHIWFSPSSSTSIVLAMVLALTLTFVHSLTLRSDTEALQALRRSIDPNMIPPSSYISSWDFSADPCDSTGAKFLGILCSNPGDNSTNRIISIELDSAGYDGFLTHNIGNLTELTSLDLSRNQFRGPLPDTLKNLKKLIQISLSGNFFTGGIAGWINGLRNVESIDLSENLLSGPIPPRISELRRLTHISFSNNEFSGRIPDINGLWKLQTLDLGSNMFVGNLPKLPTKLRSLTLSHNQLSGHITSLGSLKELRYIDLSDNKFTGSITRSILSLPELNQLNVSFNQLASIEVNTHLGSGSPLQVLNAQRNRLQGHLPVSLVNFENLQEINLAYNGLTGRVPVAYGQRLGRPWKSLFLDDNFLSGRIPRQFNSSALRISGSLANNCLSCPVTIPICGGGQRPASACIGEIGNH, from the coding sequence ATGGACTACCATATCTGGTTTTCACCATCATCTTCAACCTCCATTGTTTTAGCAATGGTTTTAGCTTTAACTCTCACATTTGTTCATTCACTAACATTGAGATCAGATACGGAAGCTCTTCAAGCACTTAGGCGTTCCATTGATCCCAACATGATTCCACCATCATCATATATCAGTTCATGGGATTTCTCAGCTGATCCATGTGATAGTACTGGTGCTAAATTTCTGGGGATTTTGTGTTCAAACCCTGGGGATAATTCAACAAACCGGATCATATCGATCGAGCTCGATAGTGCTGGATATGATGGTTTTTTGACACACAATATAGGAAACCTTACTGAGTTAACCTCGCTTGATCTTAGCAGGAACCAGTTTAGAGGGCCATTACCAGATACCTTAAAGAATCTCAAGAAACTAATCCAGATTTCTCTTTCAGGGAATTTCTTCACCGGTGGCATTGCTGGATGGATCAATGGATTGAGGAACGTTGAATCGATTGACTTATCGGAAAACCTCCTTTCTGGTCCGATACCACCGAGGATTTCCGAGTTAAGAAGGTTAACACACATAAGCTTCTCCAACAATGAATTCTCAGGGAGAATTCCCGACATTAATGGCTTATGGAAATTGCAGACATTAGACCTTGGATCCAACATGTTTGTTGGAAACTTACCAAAGCTTCCTACAAAACTAAGATCATTAACATTGTCGCATAATCAACTTTCAGGACATATTACATCGTTGGGGTCACTTAAAGAGTTAAGATACATTGATTTAAGTGATAACAAGTTTACAGGTTCTATTACTAGATCGATTCTGTCATTGCCCGAGTTGAATCAACTCAATGTTTCCTTCAATCAACTGGCTTCCATCGAGGTGAACACTCATCTCGGGAGCGGCTCGCCGCTCCAAGTGTTGAATGCACAAAGGAATCGTTTGCAAGGTCATTTGCCGGTGAGTTTGGTGAACTTTGAGAACTTGCAGGAGATCAATTTAGCATACAATGGATTGACGGGTCGGGTACCTGTGGCGTACGGCCAGcgattggggagaccgtggaaaAGCTTGTTTTTGGATGATAACTTCTTGTCGGGTCGGATTCCACGGCAGTTCAATAGTAGTGCCCTCAGGATAAGCGGTAGCCTTGCGAATAATTGCTTGAGTTGCCCGGTGACGATCCCGATTTGCGGCGGTGGGCAGAGGCCGGCTTCAGCTTGCATTGGTGAGATTGGTAACCACTGA